From a single Bradyrhizobium sediminis genomic region:
- a CDS encoding GcrA family cell cycle regulator, whose amino-acid sequence MFATIPTWTAERVELLKKHFEAGLSCREIAVHIGVSRNAVIGKLTRLGLTGGAGNAEQRPRKAGGERSAKSVPRLQLQILQAYYDGQPPADEAPIVSERRCSLFELSEQRCRWPISTPGAEDFCFCGNMPLDGLPYCSGHSRLAYRPGTRARVARA is encoded by the coding sequence ATGTTCGCGACTATCCCGACCTGGACCGCCGAACGCGTCGAACTGCTGAAGAAACATTTTGAAGCCGGCCTTTCCTGCCGCGAGATCGCCGTCCACATCGGCGTCAGCCGCAACGCCGTGATCGGCAAACTCACCCGCCTCGGTTTGACCGGTGGCGCCGGCAACGCCGAACAGCGGCCGAGAAAAGCCGGCGGCGAGCGCTCCGCGAAATCCGTCCCCAGGCTACAGCTTCAGATCCTGCAAGCGTACTACGACGGCCAGCCACCTGCCGACGAGGCGCCGATCGTCAGCGAGCGCCGCTGTTCGCTGTTCGAACTCAGCGAGCAACGTTGCCGCTGGCCGATCAGCACGCCCGGTGCCGAGGATTTTTGTTTTTGCGGCAACATGCCGCTCGACGGTTTGCCGTACTGCTCAGGGCACAGCCGCCTCGCCTACCGGCCCGGCACACGCGCGCGCGTTGCGCGCGCCTGA
- a CDS encoding SDR family NAD(P)-dependent oxidoreductase: MKDFAGKIAVITGGGTGMGRELARQLVAEGCNVAMCDVSADAMAETKRLCEVEKLPQGLRVTTHIADVSIEDQLKRFRDEIAEQQATDKIHLLFNNAGIGGGGSMFTNTREQWEKTFNICWGGVYLGVRTFLPMLMKADEAHIVNTSSVNGFWASVGLGVSHTAYSAAKFAVKGFTEALMNDLKLNAPHIKCSVVMPGHIGTSIVSNSRKIQSGTESELLSPNELLSARQRLKGMGMDTAMMSDDDIQKIALDRARSFRDEAPTTAAQAAKIILDGVKAERWRILVGDDAQKLDERVRQTPEQAYTPEFYQSFVAEVGWRLG, encoded by the coding sequence ATGAAGGATTTTGCCGGAAAGATTGCCGTCATCACCGGAGGCGGCACGGGCATGGGCCGCGAACTGGCGCGCCAGCTGGTTGCCGAGGGCTGCAACGTCGCGATGTGCGACGTCTCCGCCGACGCGATGGCGGAAACCAAACGGCTGTGCGAGGTCGAGAAGCTGCCGCAGGGCCTGCGCGTCACCACCCATATCGCCGACGTCTCGATAGAGGACCAGCTCAAGCGTTTCCGCGACGAAATCGCCGAGCAGCAGGCGACCGACAAGATCCACCTTCTGTTCAACAACGCCGGCATCGGCGGCGGCGGCAGCATGTTCACCAACACGCGGGAGCAGTGGGAAAAAACCTTCAACATCTGCTGGGGCGGCGTCTATCTCGGCGTCCGCACCTTCCTGCCGATGCTGATGAAGGCCGACGAGGCTCACATCGTCAATACTTCCAGCGTCAACGGCTTCTGGGCCTCGGTTGGATTGGGAGTCTCGCACACCGCCTACAGTGCGGCGAAATTCGCGGTGAAGGGCTTTACCGAAGCGCTGATGAACGACCTCAAGCTGAACGCGCCGCATATCAAATGCTCGGTCGTGATGCCCGGCCATATCGGCACCTCGATCGTCTCCAACTCCCGCAAGATCCAGAGCGGCACCGAGTCCGAATTGCTGAGCCCGAACGAACTGCTGTCGGCGCGGCAGCGCCTCAAGGGCATGGGCATGGACACCGCCATGATGTCGGACGACGACATCCAGAAGATCGCGCTCGATCGCGCCCGCAGTTTCCGCGACGAGGCGCCGACCACGGCGGCGCAGGCCGCGAAGATCATCCTCGATGGCGTCAAGGCCGAGCGCTGGCGCATCCTGGTCGGCGACGACGCCCAAAAGCTCGACGAGCGGGTGCGGCAGACGCCGGAGCAGGCCTACACGCCGGAGTTCTACCAGAGCTTCGTCGCCGAGGTCGGCTGGCGGCTCGGATGA
- a CDS encoding DUF5989 family protein has product MEFLAELWRFMRVRKKFWLLPILIMMVVFGGLVVLTKGSAIAPFIYTLF; this is encoded by the coding sequence ATGGAATTCCTGGCTGAACTCTGGCGCTTCATGCGCGTGCGAAAGAAATTCTGGCTGCTGCCGATCCTGATCATGATGGTGGTGTTCGGCGGCCTCGTGGTCCTGACCAAGGGCTCCGCGATCGCGCCGTTCATCTACACGCTGTTCTAG
- a CDS encoding carbamoyltransferase family protein, translating to MRILGISAFYHDSAAALIEDGRIVAAAQEERFTRRKHDPSFPHNAIAYCLEEAGITSDGLDHVVFYDKPFLKFERLLETYIALAPRGFRSFKMSIPLWLKEKLFQKSLLRDELKQFSPDFDTGRLLFCEHHLSHAASAFFPSPFESAAVLTMDGVGEWATTSAAMGNGSRLEIFQEIHFPHSLGLLYSAATYYTGFKVNSGEYKVMGLAPYGEPKYAQLILDHLIDLKPDGSFRLDMSYFDYCTGFTMTNDRFAKLFGQPVRSPDQLLTPFHMDVAASIQAVLDEAVLRLTRSLAKQTGSKNLCLAGGVALNCVANGKVLRDGHFENIWIQPAAGDAGGAVGSALAAHHIFKDQPRKTNGADGMAGSYLGPHYSQAEIERRLTAAGAKFSVLDEAAMLEATAQALAAQQAVGWFQGRMEFGPRSLGARSILGDARSPAMQKTLNLKVKYRESFRPFAPAVLREDVSDWFDLRSDSPYMLVVADVRQEKHRRMTPEEQALFGIDKLNVSRSEIPAVTHVDYSARIQTVHRDTNPLFHQLLSAFKARTGCPILVNTSFNVRGEPIVCTPEDAFRCFMGNELDLLVVGNCVLQKEAQDPALKIDYSVAFEAD from the coding sequence ATGCGCATTCTCGGCATTTCCGCTTTCTATCACGACAGCGCGGCGGCGCTGATCGAGGACGGCCGCATCGTCGCTGCGGCCCAGGAGGAGCGTTTCACCCGCCGCAAGCACGACCCGTCGTTTCCGCACAACGCCATCGCCTATTGTCTGGAAGAAGCCGGCATCACCTCCGACGGCCTCGACCACGTCGTGTTCTACGACAAGCCGTTCCTCAAATTCGAGCGGCTGCTGGAGACCTATATCGCGCTGGCGCCGCGCGGGTTTCGCTCGTTCAAGATGTCGATCCCGCTGTGGCTGAAGGAAAAGCTGTTCCAGAAGAGCCTGCTGCGCGACGAACTGAAGCAGTTTTCACCTGATTTCGACACCGGCCGGCTGCTGTTCTGCGAACATCATCTGAGCCACGCGGCGTCGGCCTTCTTCCCCTCGCCGTTCGAGAGCGCGGCGGTGCTGACCATGGACGGCGTCGGCGAATGGGCGACCACCTCGGCGGCGATGGGCAACGGCAGCCGCCTCGAAATCTTCCAGGAGATCCACTTTCCACATTCGCTCGGCCTGCTCTATTCGGCCGCCACCTATTACACCGGCTTCAAGGTCAACTCCGGCGAATACAAGGTGATGGGGCTCGCGCCCTATGGCGAGCCGAAATACGCCCAGCTCATTCTCGACCATCTGATCGACCTCAAGCCGGACGGCTCGTTCCGGCTCGACATGTCGTATTTCGACTATTGCACCGGCTTCACCATGACCAACGACCGCTTCGCGAAGCTGTTCGGTCAGCCGGTGCGCAGCCCCGACCAGTTGCTGACGCCGTTCCACATGGATGTCGCGGCCTCGATCCAGGCGGTGCTGGACGAGGCGGTGCTGCGGCTGACCCGCAGCCTCGCCAAACAGACCGGTTCGAAAAACCTGTGCCTTGCCGGCGGCGTGGCGCTGAACTGCGTCGCCAACGGCAAGGTGCTGCGCGACGGCCATTTTGAAAATATCTGGATTCAGCCGGCGGCGGGCGACGCCGGCGGCGCGGTCGGCTCGGCGCTCGCGGCCCATCACATCTTCAAGGACCAGCCACGCAAGACCAACGGCGCCGACGGCATGGCCGGCTCGTATCTCGGCCCCCACTACTCACAAGCCGAGATCGAGCGGCGGTTGACGGCCGCGGGCGCCAAATTCTCGGTGCTCGATGAGGCCGCAATGCTGGAAGCCACCGCGCAGGCGCTGGCCGCGCAACAGGCCGTCGGCTGGTTTCAGGGCCGGATGGAATTCGGGCCCCGCTCGCTCGGCGCGCGTTCGATCCTCGGCGATGCGCGCTCGCCCGCGATGCAGAAGACGCTCAATCTGAAAGTGAAGTACCGCGAGAGTTTTCGGCCCTTCGCCCCGGCCGTGCTGCGCGAGGACGTCTCGGACTGGTTCGATCTTAGATCCGACAGCCCCTACATGCTTGTCGTCGCCGACGTCAGACAGGAAAAACATCGCCGGATGACGCCGGAGGAACAGGCGCTGTTCGGCATCGACAAGCTCAACGTGTCGCGTTCGGAAATCCCGGCGGTGACGCATGTCGATTATTCCGCGCGGATCCAGACCGTGCACCGCGACACCAATCCGCTGTTCCACCAGCTGCTAAGCGCCTTCAAGGCCAGGACCGGCTGCCCGATCCTGGTGAACACCTCCTTCAACGTTCGCGGCGAGCCGATCGTGTGCACGCCCGAGGACGCCTTCCGCTGCTTCATGGGCAACGAACTCGATTTGCTCGTGGTCGGCAACTGCGTGCTGCAGAAGGAAGCGCAAGATCCGGCGCTGAAGATCGATTACAGCGTGGCGTTCGAGGCCGATTGA
- a CDS encoding MerR family transcriptional regulator, whose product MDKAPDAFRTISEVADDLDIPQHVLRFWETRFTQIKPMKRSGGRRYYRPDDVDLLRGIRRLLYGEGYTIRGVQRILKEHGIGSVQRLADANNAASFGAIEEAVGRSLSEGDEQATPGVDLDDDDYENADGIDFRLLDTDEDGIAALDAGPIPGVAGPRPLDIARLQNVLADLIACRELLDSAMKDG is encoded by the coding sequence TTGGACAAGGCGCCGGATGCGTTCCGAACCATCAGCGAGGTCGCCGACGACCTCGACATTCCCCAGCACGTGCTGAGGTTCTGGGAGACGCGGTTCACCCAGATCAAGCCGATGAAGCGCAGCGGCGGCCGGCGCTATTATCGCCCCGACGACGTCGACCTGCTGCGCGGCATCCGCCGGCTGCTGTACGGCGAGGGCTACACCATCCGCGGCGTGCAGCGGATCCTCAAGGAGCACGGCATCGGCTCGGTGCAGCGCCTGGCCGACGCCAATAACGCGGCCTCGTTCGGCGCGATCGAGGAGGCGGTCGGCCGCAGCCTCTCGGAAGGGGACGAGCAGGCCACGCCCGGCGTCGACCTCGATGACGACGACTACGAGAACGCCGACGGCATCGATTTCCGTTTGCTCGACACCGACGAGGACGGCATCGCCGCGCTGGACGCCGGTCCCATCCCCGGCGTCGCCGGTCCGCGCCCGCTCGACATCGCCCGCCTGCAGAACGTGCTGGCCGACCTGATCGCCTGCCGGGAACTGCTGGATTCGGCGATGAAGGACGGCTGA
- a CDS encoding integration host factor subunit alpha, with product MTGTGKTVTRVDLCEAVYQKVGLSRTESSAFVELVLKEITDCLEKGETVKLSSFGSFMVRKKGQRIGRNPKTGTEVPISPRRVMVFKPSAILKQRINGQHTGNGDGNKAE from the coding sequence ATGACCGGAACCGGAAAAACAGTCACACGTGTGGATCTGTGCGAGGCCGTCTACCAGAAGGTGGGCTTGTCGCGCACGGAGTCGTCGGCCTTTGTCGAACTGGTCCTGAAAGAGATCACCGACTGCCTGGAGAAGGGCGAGACGGTAAAGCTGTCATCGTTCGGCTCGTTCATGGTGCGCAAGAAGGGCCAGCGTATCGGCCGCAATCCCAAGACCGGCACCGAGGTGCCGATTTCTCCGCGTCGCGTGATGGTGTTCAAGCCGTCGGCCATTCTGAAGCAGCGGATCAACGGCCAGCACACCGGCAACGGCGACGGCAACAAGGCCGAGTAG
- a CDS encoding beta-ketoacyl-ACP synthase III — protein MTALRSVVLGCGSYLPQQILTNAELAARIDTSDEWIVQRTGIRQRHIAAEGEFTSHLAVHAARAALAHAGIDAQSIDLIVLATSTPDNTFPATAVAVQNELGIHHGAAFDLQAVCSGFIFALATADNFLRCGTYKRALVIGAETFSRILDWSDRGTCVLFGDGAGAVVLEAQPQPGTSLDRGLLTTHLRSDGRHKSKLYVDGGPGSTRTVGYLRMEGREVFKHAVGMITDVIYDAFKATGTTAADIDWFVPHQANKRIIDASAHKLHIAPEKVVLTVDLHGNTSAASIPLALAVAVKDGRVKKGDLVLLEAMGGGFTWGSALLRW, from the coding sequence GTGACTGCATTACGTTCGGTCGTGCTCGGTTGCGGTTCTTACTTGCCGCAGCAGATCCTGACCAATGCCGAACTGGCTGCGCGGATCGATACCTCGGACGAGTGGATCGTGCAGCGCACCGGCATCCGGCAACGCCACATCGCCGCCGAAGGCGAGTTCACCTCGCACCTTGCGGTCCACGCCGCGCGCGCGGCGCTGGCCCATGCCGGGATCGACGCCCAGTCGATCGATCTGATCGTGCTGGCGACCTCGACGCCGGACAATACCTTTCCGGCCACCGCGGTCGCCGTACAGAACGAGCTCGGCATCCACCATGGCGCGGCGTTCGACTTGCAGGCGGTCTGCTCGGGTTTTATCTTCGCGCTGGCGACCGCCGACAATTTCCTGCGCTGCGGCACCTACAAGCGCGCGCTGGTGATCGGCGCCGAGACGTTTTCGCGGATCCTCGACTGGAGCGACCGCGGCACCTGCGTGCTGTTCGGCGACGGCGCCGGCGCCGTGGTGCTGGAAGCGCAGCCACAGCCGGGCACATCCCTGGACCGCGGCCTGTTGACCACGCATCTGCGTTCCGACGGCCGGCACAAGTCGAAGCTCTACGTCGATGGCGGTCCGGGCTCGACCCGCACGGTGGGCTATCTCCGGATGGAGGGCCGCGAAGTGTTCAAGCACGCGGTCGGCATGATCACCGACGTGATCTACGATGCATTCAAGGCCACCGGCACCACGGCCGCCGATATCGACTGGTTCGTGCCGCACCAGGCCAACAAGCGAATCATCGACGCTTCGGCGCACAAGCTGCATATTGCGCCGGAGAAAGTGGTGCTGACGGTCGATCTGCACGGCAACACCTCGGCGGCGTCGATCCCGCTGGCGCTGGCGGTCGCGGTCAAGGACGGGCGTGTCAAGAAGGGCGATCTGGTGCTGCTGGAGGCCATGGGCGGCGGCTTCACCTGGGGCTCGGCGCTGCTGCGCTGGTAA
- the plsX gene encoding phosphate acyltransferase PlsX, whose protein sequence is MPKKVRIALDAMGGDVGASVVIPGAAISLTRHPDTEFLLFGDRALIEPELAKHPAMKAVSRVIHTDVAVSMHDKPSVALRRGRKVSSMWLAIDAVKKGEADVAISAGNTGALAAMARFCLRMLPGIDRPALAAIWPTARGDSVVLDLGATIGGDAHHLVALAVMGSAMASVLFDLERPTVGLLNIGVEEIKGREEIREAAELLRGMNLPQLEYIGFVEGDGIGRGAADVIVAEGFSGNIALKAAEGTARQITDFLRAAMARTWRSKIGYLFARAAFKALRDKLDPNKANGSVVLGLNGIVVKSHGGTDAEGFAYAVDVGYEMVRYDLLNKINQMLNRDGSALAQAQTAQEAVS, encoded by the coding sequence ATGCCGAAAAAGGTTCGAATCGCGCTTGACGCCATGGGTGGCGATGTCGGCGCATCGGTTGTCATTCCCGGCGCCGCGATTTCGCTGACCCGACACCCCGACACCGAATTCCTGCTGTTCGGCGATCGCGCGCTGATCGAACCGGAGCTCGCAAAGCATCCGGCGATGAAGGCGGTTTCGCGCGTCATCCACACCGACGTCGCCGTCAGCATGCATGACAAGCCGAGCGTGGCCCTGCGCCGCGGCCGCAAGGTCTCGTCGATGTGGCTGGCGATCGACGCCGTCAAGAAGGGCGAGGCCGACGTCGCGATCTCCGCCGGCAACACCGGCGCGCTGGCGGCGATGGCCCGGTTCTGTCTGCGCATGCTGCCCGGCATCGACCGGCCGGCGCTGGCGGCGATCTGGCCGACCGCGCGCGGCGATTCGGTGGTGCTCGACCTCGGCGCCACCATCGGCGGCGATGCGCATCATCTGGTGGCGCTGGCGGTGATGGGCAGCGCCATGGCGAGCGTGCTGTTCGACCTCGAACGGCCGACCGTCGGCCTGCTCAATATCGGGGTCGAGGAAATCAAGGGCCGCGAGGAAATCCGCGAGGCCGCCGAATTGCTGCGCGGGATGAACCTGCCCCAGCTCGAATATATCGGCTTCGTGGAGGGCGACGGCATCGGCCGGGGGGCGGCCGACGTCATCGTCGCCGAGGGCTTCAGCGGCAATATCGCGCTGAAGGCCGCCGAAGGCACCGCCCGGCAGATCACTGATTTCCTGCGCGCCGCCATGGCGCGCACGTGGCGCTCCAAAATCGGCTATCTGTTCGCCCGGGCCGCCTTCAAGGCGCTGCGCGACAAGCTCGACCCCAACAAGGCCAATGGCAGCGTGGTGCTCGGATTGAACGGCATCGTCGTCAAGAGCCACGGCGGAACCGACGCCGAAGGCTTTGCCTATGCGGTCGATGTTGGCTATGAGATGGTCCGCTACGATCTCCTCAACAAGATCAATCAAATGCTCAATCGTGACGGCAGCGCGCTGGCCCAGGCGCAGACCGCGCAGGAGGCTGTCTCGTGA
- a CDS encoding YceD family protein — protein MTDRADPWRVPVAVAQIPETGLHRDIEADKAVREAIAEMGGLREVLSASASLDVAPKSGGRFQVTGRVRARVGQTCVVTLDPIENDIDEAIDLIFAPPEQVPQLSDLVDDAAESGEEIPDPPEPIENGVIDLGRLATDALFLAVDPYPRKPDAVFEPPDVPDDPEDHPFAALKALKIDKKPPGAKKPGKR, from the coding sequence ATGACAGACAGAGCCGATCCCTGGCGCGTTCCCGTCGCCGTGGCGCAGATCCCGGAGACCGGATTGCATCGCGACATCGAAGCCGACAAGGCCGTCCGCGAGGCCATTGCCGAGATGGGTGGCTTGCGCGAAGTTCTCTCCGCAAGTGCTTCGCTCGATGTGGCCCCGAAGAGCGGCGGCCGTTTTCAGGTCACCGGGCGCGTCCGGGCGCGGGTCGGGCAGACCTGTGTGGTGACGCTCGATCCGATCGAGAACGACATCGACGAAGCGATCGATCTGATCTTTGCGCCGCCGGAGCAGGTCCCGCAATTGTCCGATCTGGTCGATGACGCCGCCGAGAGCGGCGAGGAAATCCCGGACCCGCCGGAGCCGATCGAGAACGGCGTGATCGATCTCGGCCGGCTCGCCACCGACGCGCTGTTCCTCGCGGTCGATCCCTATCCGCGCAAGCCGGACGCGGTGTTCGAGCCGCCTGACGTGCCCGACGATCCCGAGGATCATCCGTTTGCCGCGCTGAAGGCGCTCAAGATCGACAAGAAACCGCCCGGTGCGAAGAAGCCGGGAAAACGCTGA
- a CDS encoding ubiquinol-cytochrome C chaperone family protein, whose product MLWPFNHFRKPRMPSRGTIEVIYGMIVTQAREPLFYRDLAVPDTVNGRFDLLLLHLWMVLRRMRSMQGGADLSQALFDRFCDDMDANLREMGVGDLTVPKRMQAFGEAFYGRSAAYDLALTAGREPLAQALCKNILNGEHIDEARQLAVYAEAATAALERLDEAAVLGGSWKFPSPAPAGA is encoded by the coding sequence ATGCTTTGGCCGTTCAATCACTTCAGGAAACCCCGGATGCCCTCGCGCGGCACCATTGAGGTCATCTATGGCATGATCGTGACGCAAGCGCGAGAACCCTTGTTTTATCGGGACTTGGCCGTCCCGGACACGGTTAATGGCCGTTTCGATCTCCTGCTGCTGCATTTGTGGATGGTATTGCGGCGGATGCGGTCGATGCAGGGTGGGGCGGACCTGTCGCAGGCGCTGTTCGATCGCTTCTGCGACGATATGGACGCCAATTTGCGCGAAATGGGGGTCGGCGACCTCACCGTCCCGAAGCGGATGCAGGCCTTCGGGGAGGCGTTTTACGGCCGGTCGGCGGCCTACGACCTCGCTTTGACCGCCGGCCGGGAGCCGCTGGCGCAGGCGCTGTGCAAGAATATCCTGAACGGCGAACATATCGACGAGGCCCGGCAGCTCGCGGTCTATGCCGAGGCGGCCACCGCCGCGCTCGAACGGCTGGACGAGGCGGCCGTGCTGGGCGGATCGTGGAAGTTCCCTTCGCCAGCTCCCGCGGGCGCTTAA
- a CDS encoding outer membrane protein assembly factor BamE, whose amino-acid sequence MTELSQTASSRVTSPRGLAARWSRLRAIAAIGVVCAVLGACTGEQFQKGYILPPGALEQIPIGASQDQVLIVMGTPSTVATLNGEVFYYISQRSERKVAFMNQQVIDQRVIAVYFDKNRQVRRLANYGLQDGKIFDFVSRTTPTSGQELSYLTPLFKLLSFN is encoded by the coding sequence ATGACCGAATTGAGCCAGACAGCCTCCTCCCGCGTGACCTCACCGCGCGGCCTCGCAGCGCGCTGGAGCCGCCTGCGCGCCATTGCAGCCATCGGCGTGGTGTGCGCCGTGCTCGGCGCCTGCACCGGCGAGCAGTTCCAGAAGGGCTATATCCTGCCGCCGGGCGCGCTCGAGCAGATTCCGATCGGCGCCAGCCAGGACCAGGTGCTGATCGTGATGGGCACGCCCTCCACGGTCGCAACCCTGAATGGCGAGGTGTTCTACTACATTTCGCAGCGTTCCGAACGCAAGGTCGCGTTCATGAACCAGCAGGTCATCGACCAGCGCGTGATTGCGGTCTATTTCGACAAGAATCGCCAGGTGCGGCGGCTTGCCAATTACGGGCTGCAGGACGGCAAGATCTTCGACTTCGTCAGCCGCACCACGCCCACTTCAGGCCAGGAACTCAGCTACCTGACGCCGCTGTTCAAGCTGCTCAGCTTCAACTAG
- a CDS encoding Bug family tripartite tricarboxylate transporter substrate binding protein — protein MTRLISRRHVLTGAAALSTSAILPRTSLGADWRPTETVRLIVPAAPGGTTDVMGRLLAAHLQTAWGQSAIVENRSGGGGTIGTSEVVRSKGDGHVILVGNPGPNAIAYSIFKNMTYKPDQLQPVSNLIRIPNIISAHPSVPIKSIPEMIAYIKANPDKLTYGSSGVGQSPHLTMAWLLQLTGLKVVHVPFRGAGPALQAALGGDIQILSDNLYPTLPQVQEGKLNALAVTTPERSALAPNIPTVREAGPELAKFDVSSWFGIFLPKSAPAPVVDALNKEIKVFLEREDIKTNIAKIGATTDYGTPQQYTDFIQAETAKFASIIQKEGLQMEVK, from the coding sequence GTGACCAGACTGATTTCTCGCCGCCACGTTCTGACCGGAGCCGCCGCGCTGTCCACCTCGGCCATCCTGCCGCGCACGAGCCTGGGTGCCGACTGGCGGCCGACCGAGACGGTCCGCCTGATCGTGCCGGCCGCACCGGGCGGCACTACCGACGTGATGGGGCGATTGCTGGCGGCGCATCTGCAGACCGCATGGGGCCAGTCCGCGATCGTGGAGAACCGGTCCGGCGGCGGCGGCACCATCGGCACGTCGGAAGTCGTGCGCAGCAAGGGCGACGGGCACGTCATTCTGGTCGGCAATCCCGGCCCCAATGCCATCGCCTACAGCATCTTCAAGAATATGACCTACAAGCCGGACCAGTTGCAGCCGGTTTCCAACCTGATCCGGATTCCCAACATCATCTCGGCGCACCCGTCGGTTCCGATCAAGTCGATCCCCGAGATGATCGCCTACATCAAGGCCAATCCGGACAAGCTCACCTACGGCTCGTCGGGCGTCGGGCAGAGCCCTCACCTCACCATGGCCTGGCTGCTGCAGCTCACCGGCCTGAAGGTGGTGCACGTGCCGTTCCGCGGCGCCGGCCCGGCGCTGCAGGCCGCCCTCGGCGGCGATATCCAGATCCTGTCGGACAATCTCTATCCGACGCTGCCGCAGGTTCAGGAAGGCAAGCTCAATGCGCTGGCGGTGACCACGCCGGAGCGGAGCGCGCTGGCGCCGAACATTCCGACCGTGCGCGAAGCCGGGCCGGAACTGGCCAAATTCGACGTCTCGTCGTGGTTCGGCATCTTCCTGCCGAAGAGCGCGCCGGCCCCAGTCGTCGACGCCCTCAACAAGGAGATCAAGGTGTTCCTGGAGCGCGAGGACATCAAGACCAACATCGCCAAGATCGGCGCAACGACCGATTACGGCACCCCGCAGCAGTATACCGATTTCATCCAGGCGGAGACCGCGAAGTTCGCCAGCATCATCCAGAAGGAAGGACTGCAGATGGAGGTGAAGTGA
- the ribH gene encoding 6,7-dimethyl-8-ribityllumazine synthase, with amino-acid sequence MADARRAPLKDQTDISGARALIVEARFYDDIQDALLEGAVAELKAAGVSHDVITVPGALEVPAAIAIALDAAENNGKPYDAAIALGCVVRGDTIHFEIVSIESSRALMNLAVNRKFPLGNGIITVNTDAQAWARARSGELNKGGDAARAALAMLRIKRRLARA; translated from the coding sequence ATGGCAGACGCGCGGCGCGCACCCCTGAAGGACCAGACCGACATCTCCGGCGCACGGGCGCTGATCGTCGAGGCGCGTTTCTATGACGACATCCAGGACGCGCTGCTGGAAGGCGCGGTCGCCGAGTTGAAAGCCGCCGGGGTCAGCCACGATGTCATCACGGTGCCCGGCGCGCTGGAAGTTCCAGCCGCGATCGCAATCGCGCTCGATGCCGCCGAGAACAACGGCAAGCCCTATGATGCGGCGATTGCGCTCGGCTGCGTGGTGCGCGGCGACACCATCCATTTCGAAATCGTCTCGATCGAATCCTCGCGGGCGCTGATGAACCTCGCGGTGAACAGAAAGTTCCCGCTCGGCAACGGCATCATCACCGTCAACACCGACGCGCAGGCCTGGGCGCGGGCGCGCTCCGGCGAACTCAACAAGGGCGGCGACGCCGCGCGCGCGGCATTGGCGATGCTGCGGATCAAGCGCCGTCTGGCCAGGGCCTGA
- the nrdR gene encoding transcriptional regulator NrdR: MRCPSCNSLDTQVKDSRPTEDSAVIRRRRVCVACNFRFTTFERVQLRELTVIKRNGRRVPFDRDKLVRSLQISLRKRPVDPERVEKMVSAIVRELESGGEAEISSEAIGEIVMEHLRQLDDVAYVRFASVYRNFREAKDFETVLGELSGDDEARLAPLRK, encoded by the coding sequence ATGCGATGCCCCAGCTGCAACAGTCTCGATACGCAGGTGAAGGACTCGCGTCCGACCGAGGATTCCGCCGTGATCCGGCGGCGCCGGGTGTGCGTCGCCTGCAATTTCCGCTTCACCACTTTCGAGCGGGTGCAGCTGCGCGAACTCACGGTCATCAAGCGCAACGGCCGCCGGGTGCCGTTCGACCGCGACAAGCTGGTGCGCTCGCTGCAGATCAGTTTGCGCAAGCGCCCGGTCGATCCTGAACGGGTCGAGAAGATGGTTTCGGCGATCGTGCGCGAACTCGAAAGCGGCGGCGAGGCGGAGATTTCGTCGGAGGCGATCGGCGAGATCGTGATGGAGCATCTGCGCCAGCTCGACGACGTCGCCTATGTCCGCTTCGCCTCGGTCTATCGCAATTTCCGCGAAGCCAAGGACTTTGAAACCGTGCTCGGCGAGCTCTCCGGCGATGACGAAGCGCGGCTCGCCCCGTTGCGCAAATGA